From the Lactuca sativa cultivar Salinas chromosome 9, Lsat_Salinas_v11, whole genome shotgun sequence genome, the window AACAAACACAAGACGGCCCACCATTTTTGATGAATCATCCGCCCTAGGATCCCACGTTTTAGAAGGAACATCCCATTTGTACCGTTTTGGATAATCAATATATGTGAGATGATGACCCGTGTTGTCTCTTACATTGCTATCAAACCATGCAAGAAGGGTTGTCCTTGTACCAGAAGGATTACGAAGAACTTCTTGTATCGAACTATTCTCTTTAAACACAATCTGTTGCATATTCTCCTCATGAACCGTTAGAATCTGGACCGGTGGATGTCGATGGTGAATATGAAAATCTAGTATTCGCCATGCTGCCTCATGAGGACATATATATCTGCCATCCAAAAAATTTTGGATCTCATTAGCAGGTAATTCTTTATTCATCCGATCAGTCATTCCAATATCGTCCGTTTCTTCGTTTTTCTGAATGACATACCTGATACGATCCACCCCTTTTGAAATATACTTGAACAAATATTTGATCATCATATTCCATCCACAATATTCGACATTTATGTGAGCTTCAAACCGAGAACAAAGTCTTTTATTATAGGGGACAACATATCCATTATCTATAACCACCCCTCGTGGTGTTATGTGTTGGACTGATGATCCGCGTTTGTAACGGACATAACCATTTGCATCGAAAACGGTACACGCGAGAAAAGGCTTTGGGAAATGCTTACTACATTTACCATCCTTCATACATGGAGCCTTTTCATTTagtaaaccacatggaccatgaaTCATGGACGTTGTTATAACCGCCAAAAGGCGAGGCTCCGTCAAAGGGTCCGGCAGTTCGGCCGTTATATACGCATCCACCTCTTCCGGCGTCTTGATCCTATATGCATTCTTTACCCAAATCAAAGTGTGACAATGGGGCAAACCTCTTTTCTGGAATTCTACTGTATACAAATCTACAAAAAGAAGAAAATACATTATTTGGTAAACATAAAAGAAAATGGAATAGATAATAAACATGTTGAATGGAAAATAGATAAACATGCAACAGATAGTAAAGAATAGtgactacaaaaaaaaaaacaaaagcaaaaaaaaaacagaaaatatgTATAACCAAAAAAATAAAGAACTGGAAGCtgagtataattttttttttgcaaatgttGATATGGTAAAATGGAGAAAAAGCAATTAGGTCTTTTTTGGTTTAAAGAAAGCAGGCTTTTTTAAAAGGCTCCCAGCTGTGGAGCATAATGATATTAGAGTGATACAGTAAAATGGATAAAGGGCAATCTCATCATTTTTTGTTTGATGAAGAACATATTGTACTGTAATGTTAAAACTACTAACTCCTTTGAAAATATGTATAACCAAAAAAATAAAGAACTGGAAaccgagtttttttttttttttttttcaaatgttggTATGGTAAAATGGGGAAAAAGCAAttagatatttttttatttaaagcaAGCAGGGTTATTTAAAAGGCTCCCAGCTGTGGAGCGTAATGACGTTAGATTGGTACAGTAAAATGGATAAAGGGCAATTTCGTCATTTTCTGTTTAAATAAGGCGAGCCTTTTTAAAGAGCCATCAATCGTAGAAGGTAATGATATTTCATGAAGGACATATTGTACTGTAATGGTAAAACTGTCACCTGCTTTCCGTTGTAATAAAAATGTGATAATGGAAGTATAtgatttcatcaaaaatcaatAATAACCAATACATTTTCATATTATCTTCAAAAAGACAATTGACAATAAACAGAAACAtacatcattttttttattaacgtAATGTAGATTACCCAATAAGTAAAAACGAAAAAACAATTacatatttttttgtttaaaataggCAGGTTTTTTTAAAAAGATCCCAGTTGTGAAACGTACTGATGTTAGAGTGGTAGAGTAAAATGGATAAAGGGCAATTTCGtcattttttgtttaaataaGACGAAGTTTTTTAAAGAAGTCTCAACTATAGATGCTAATGATATTCCATGAAGGACATATTGTACTATGATGTTAAAACTACCACCTGCTTTCTGTTGGAATAAAAAAGTCATGAACAACCAATTTATTTTCATATTATCTTCAAAAAGACAATTGACAATAAACAGAAACATACATCATTTATTTTAttgaaacaataaacaataaaatgTAATGTAGATTACCCAATAAGTAAAAACAAACATACATGCATCAATTTCTCCAAAGGTCTTGTCCTCCTTTAAAAATTGTATGAATGACTGAATCTTTATCTTAAAAACCCTTGCAATAATATCTGCCCTACTATGTGGACCCGTCTGACCAAAGGCATCCATATAACGCGTAATCTCTGGCCATTTGACATTACATGTAAACGTAATGAAATATTGTGGATTGCCATATACCCTACAAATAGCCAAAGCATCTTGATAGTGACTATACATATAGCGAGGACCACCCGTAAAAGATGCCGGTAAGAAAATACGTTTCCCGACGGACCGAGACAGTCTATCACCCTTTGAAAGAGCATCGTATAAACCACTAACATATTCTGAACGAAGGGAATCCTGATGTGCCGCAATATATTCTAACCGTCCCTCTTCAATAGTCAATACATGTATATGCATCTACCAAATACTGTTGAAAGAGTCTAGATGAATTCAAAATGGTCGACCATATGTGCCGTCGACAATGGATATGATAAGCATAATACATATTAACAGTAAGACTCCTTGCACCCGCACCAGACCGATTACCCAATTTCAAACGCGGAGACCAACCGCGCTCACCATATGGAAATAAAAGTGGATACTGTAGAGGCATATACGTAGGATGAAGCTTACTAATACGCTGGGGAGGACCCAAATTAGAGTGAACAACAATATTATACTGCACAGAATTTGTATCATCACCGGTAACAATACAACCCAAAGACCCAGGTAAAGGCAAACCATACCTACAGTCAGAGACATCATTAAACAAACGTACAGAATACGATGGTATATTCATTTGGTCAGCCAAGTCTTTAGCACTCTTAAATGTACGCACATACTCGTTATTGGCCTTCAAAAACGTTATCAGAAACGTAGCAATAGTGGCATCGAAATCATTTCTCCTACGATTCGGAAAGCCAGCCAACCTGTTACTGACTTCATTATCAGCATCAAAGAGATATAACTGAAGAAACCTAGGCCCGTTAGTAGGATCGGGATAGAAGGAACCAATCTTAGGACTAATCTGCCCGGAAACTTTAAACACATACGGACCATGACCATCATTTATTCCCTCATCAACATTAGCCCCAAAAGACGTCATAGCAAACATGCTATTATAAGCCCTAATATCCCTCAAAAAACGATCACTATGAAAAAGCGCAACATATTCGGGCGGAAAAGAAGAAGGATAAGGGAGAATAACATCACCGGACTTGCAACAATGACCATATCTAGGATGATGAGCTGTAGACAGCTTTAAACTCCTTCCGACAAACCAAAAACATGCTCCACAATATTCACAGATgcaatcacaatcaccaaaatcaACATAAGTTGGAAGCACACCCGCAGAACGCATCCGTGAAGAAAATCTAGGGCGCCGAGAAACCGGTTCAACAGCAAGAGCCGACGAAGAAGCAACCCCAGGTCCAGAAGAGGACGATCCAACAATACCATACTCCAATTTACGTTTACCATACATaacgaaaaaatatatataacacAAAACAAAGAGACAAAAAAAAGTGTAAATCAAAAAACACCAAAACGGAATAGACAATCCGCGTCTGCTTACCGCCAAATCATAGAAAGAAACACAAAAGACGAAAGAACAACAGAGAACAAAAGCAACGATAAGAAACATTAGAGGGAAAAAAAATAATTACATAAATTAAAAGAACCACCCGTAAAACTCTCATTGGATAAAAAAAGGCAAAGCAAGCGAAAACGAAACACGTGGTAAAAACGGAAGAAAACTAAATATAAATTGTCAAAAACCAACCCAAACATATTCCATCCAAAATCTATTGAAtacaaataaaatacaaaaaccaAAGGACCATTTGTGAAAAATAAAATTATCTGTTTCATGTGGTTCCCGAATTAATGTATTCTATCAATTGTTAGATGTAAAAATGGTGTGGAAATATAAGAGTTATTATTAGTGATTCCTTGAACTTATCTTTCCTGTTTCAtatattaagggggtgtttggcttagatTTTTAAGAGCAAAAAGTTCTTTTTGAAAAAGCTGCAAAAAGTTGACTTTtccaaaaaattgatttttcttcTATCAAAAATCTAAAAGTAAGTTTTAAAAGTactttgccaaacatcttttgtcTTCTATCTTTTTCTAAAAAATCTTTTAGCCTctcaaaagctaagccaaacacctcCTAAAACGTGGCGTATACTGAGTACTGACTTCCACAAGCGTGCCAAAAGTTTTTGACCAACTTTGTATTAATATAATTCCActatattaaaattataaattaacgaCTCACAGATTAAGGAAACAAACAAGTAGCAACCTTGTACCCATTGCTTTCCTGCTTTTATTCCGATTGCTGTTTGAAAAAAACAACCAACTAAATTATAGATTTATAAAGCGTCTTTCATTTTACAATATAAAACGACTGAGGTAGTCCATTCTTGGTCAATATGGAATGTAAAAACCCCAAAACAAAGCATTCTAAAGCTTGATAAACCCATTTATATAAGGTTCACATCCTGGCTTCAGGAAATCGTAAACAGCAAATGATGAGAGAAATATTCCTTCTCCTCCTCCTCTTCTGTTTCTCGCTaaaatcttcatcttcatcttcacagACCATTCATGATCATCTTCAAAAAGGTTCCTCTCTAACCGTTGATGATAGTTCAGACGTCATTAGGTCTCCAGACAACTCTTACACCTGTGGCTTCTATGGCTTCCAAAGCAATGCTTATTGGTTTGCAATCTGGTTCACAAACTCCAAAGATCGCACAGTGGTCTGGAGTGCCAACCGCAACACACCTGTGAATGGCCGTGGATCAAAGATGACATTTAGGAGAAATGGAGCCATGGTTTTGACAGATGTGGATGGCATGGTCGTGTGGGAAACAAACACAACCTCCACAGATGTAAGTAGAGCAGTGCTGCTGAATACAGGTAATCTGGTGCTACAGAACCAAAAAGGTCAGATTCTTTGGCAAAGTTTTGATTATCCAACTGATACTCTATTGCCTTATCAAACGCTAACAAAGAGCAAAAGCTTGATATCTGCCTTACGAAGAGGAAGTCTTGAATCTGGAAATTTTGTTTTGAGCTATAACAGTATTAACGTTTTAACACTGACTTACGATGGCCCAGAAATATCAAGTGTGTACTGGCCTAGTCCTGATCCTGGATTTAATGTCTGGTCTTACGGAAGAACTTCATATAACAGCAGCAGAATCGCAGCCTTTGACGATTTTGGTGAATTTAGGTCGAGCGATCGGTGGCAGTTTAGTGCTTTAGATATGGGTTTTGGGTTCAGAAGGAGGTTAACCATGGACTATGATGGGAATCTCAGATTCTATAGCTTGAACGAGTCAACTGGATTATGGTCGATTTCATGGCAAGCTATTGCACAACCATGTAGTGTTCACGGAATCTGTGGGAGGAATGGAATCTGTGATAACGGAGTACTACAATCGGTATGTTCATGTCCACCCAATCACCAGTGGACTAACCCTGCTGATTTAAGTCAGGGTTGTAAGCCTACTTTCAATACAACCTGTTCAAACTCAACAAAGTTTGGATTTTTGGAAGTGCCGTATACAGATTACTATGGCTTTGATTTAGATTACTTAACACCCATTACGTTGGATGCTTGTAAGGACATCTGCTTGGGAGATTGTAGATGTATAGCATTTAGTTACAGGATAACAGGTGCAGGATTATGCTTTATTAAAAGTGCTCTTTTCAACGGTTTCCGATCTCCTAATTTCCCAGGAAGCATCTACTTGAAAGTACCAATTGACATGGAAACAAGAGAATCAGTCTCAACTCTTACTAGTGCTAACACCACGTGTGTAGAGGTCACAGTCATGGTGGGTTCTCAATCTATGTATAAACCATCTGGCACAAAGGTGAAATGGGTTTATCTTTACTCCTTCGCTATAGCTATTGGTGTGGCTGAAGCTTTTGTTATCTTGATAGGGTGGTGGCTTTTTTATAGAAAGAATGCCCTCCTAACTAACCTAGAAGAGGGGTATCGTATGGTATCAGGTCAGTTTAGGGGGTTTACTTATCAAGAATTGGTGAAGGCGACGCAAAACTTTAAGGTGGAAATAGGGAGAGGAGGCTCAGGGACTGTGTATAAAGGGGTTTTGGAAGATGAAAGGGTGGTGGCTGTGAAAAGGTTAGGAGATGTGAGCGAAGGTGGAGAGTTTTGGGCAGAAGTGAGCACAATCGGTAAAATCAATCACATGAATTTAGTAAGAATGTGGGGATGCTGTTCACACAAACGACACAGACTTCTGGTGTATGAGTATGTGGAAAATCTTTCTCTTGACCATAGATTGTTCTCCACGAGTTTTCTTCAATGGAAAGAAAGGTTCAAGGTTGCCGTAGGCATAGCAAAAGGTTTAGCTTATTTACACCATGAGTGTCTAGAATGGGTGATTCATTGTGATGTTAAGCCAGAAAACATTCTTTTAGATGAGTCGTTCGAACCAAAGATTGCAGATTTTGGTCTGGCGAAGTTGTCTCAGAGAGGTGTTCAAAGCTCGGAGTTTACTAGGATTAGAGGTACAAAAGGATATATGGCTCCAGAATGGGCAAGCAACCTTCCTATTACAGCAAAAGTTGATGTGTACAGCTATGGGGTTGTGGTTTTAGAAATGACAAGGGGAATTCGACTTTCTAATATTGTTGTTCAGGAAGgggaagaggaagaggaagaaacGGAGCTTATGAGGCTTGTAAGGGTGATGAAAACGAAGCTTCAAGGAGAAGAAATGGATCTGTGGGTTGAAGAGATTATTGATTCGAGGTTGGGAGGGTTGTTTAGTAGGAAGCAAGCTGCAAAACTTGTTGAGATTGGTATAAGTTGTGTGGAGGAAGACAGAAATAAAAGGCCTACAATGGATTCAGttgttcaagatctaattgaTTGCGAGTCCAGTCTATACGATTAATACACGCCCATTATTTTTAGGTTCCATGGAGATATCCTATAtagtttttaatgtatttttatcGGGATAATTTACAGTATTTTCCTAAAAAGATGATTACAAACAATTACATAGGTTGATTTATAATAAAGATGTCTTTAGGATGTGGGTCTTAATAAGAGCACCATTATTTTACTTCTAATTTATATTGGGGTTTAAACCCTCAACATTTTTCTAGAGACATCCATCAATTAGTTATATTAACTTGGAGAGTTGGTGTTGTTATTCATTTTTGGCTTGTGAATTGTGATGTAATGTATTTTAATTGGATTAAGCGCATAGGGCGTTGGTTCTCTCGTTAAACTGTGATGGTTGGTGTtgtttttcattttcagtttatgataTGTAATGTTTTTGCTTTTAGTTTTTTCCTAGTGTTTGTTTAGTAATATAATTCcattgttttaaaatgttttttttgtacTGTTGTATACTTTgtttaataatatttaataatgCACATGGCTCAAGCCTTTTGTTTTCCTTTAatttagacaaaattacataatggTCTATGtggtttaaaaaacgtcacatattcaatccctaactttttttttgatgCAGATGGTCtatatattttcattttcttGTGTAGTTAGTGTCTGAACTAAGACCATCGTTCGTTTTCATTGCGCAATGTCTTCATTCCATTCATCTTCATCGACAAAACCAACAAAACTACTTTCATGGTTTTGGCCTCTCGACTTTCAATTTA encodes:
- the LOC111879452 gene encoding putative receptor protein kinase ZmPK1 — protein: MMREIFLLLLLFCFSLKSSSSSSQTIHDHLQKGSSLTVDDSSDVIRSPDNSYTCGFYGFQSNAYWFAIWFTNSKDRTVVWSANRNTPVNGRGSKMTFRRNGAMVLTDVDGMVVWETNTTSTDVSRAVLLNTGNLVLQNQKGQILWQSFDYPTDTLLPYQTLTKSKSLISALRRGSLESGNFVLSYNSINVLTLTYDGPEISSVYWPSPDPGFNVWSYGRTSYNSSRIAAFDDFGEFRSSDRWQFSALDMGFGFRRRLTMDYDGNLRFYSLNESTGLWSISWQAIAQPCSVHGICGRNGICDNGVLQSVCSCPPNHQWTNPADLSQGCKPTFNTTCSNSTKFGFLEVPYTDYYGFDLDYLTPITLDACKDICLGDCRCIAFSYRITGAGLCFIKSALFNGFRSPNFPGSIYLKVPIDMETRESVSTLTSANTTCVEVTVMVGSQSMYKPSGTKVKWVYLYSFAIAIGVAEAFVILIGWWLFYRKNALLTNLEEGYRMVSGQFRGFTYQELVKATQNFKVEIGRGGSGTVYKGVLEDERVVAVKRLGDVSEGGEFWAEVSTIGKINHMNLVRMWGCCSHKRHRLLVYEYVENLSLDHRLFSTSFLQWKERFKVAVGIAKGLAYLHHECLEWVIHCDVKPENILLDESFEPKIADFGLAKLSQRGVQSSEFTRIRGTKGYMAPEWASNLPITAKVDVYSYGVVVLEMTRGIRLSNIVVQEGEEEEEETELMRLVRVMKTKLQGEEMDLWVEEIIDSRLGGLFSRKQAAKLVEIGISCVEEDRNKRPTMDSVVQDLIDCESSLYD